A segment of the Microcystis aeruginosa FD4 genome:
GAGATTTACTACTGCTGATGCTCGTATTAAGTTAAAAAAACTCTATCCCTCAATTCAAACTTGACAGACTACTAGCGGAGTACAGGGATTTTCTTAAGAACAAATGAGTAAGGAGTTAAGGCATTGGCAATCAAAGCTATCAGTTTGTGGCAACCGTGGGCATCTCTGGTCGCAAACGGTCTCAAGCTTTACGAGACGAGGGGATGGCCGACAAAATACCGAGGGGTGTTGGCCATCCACGCCGCCAAACGTCCCCTTTGCAAGCAAGGAAAAAGCTTGATCTCCCATCTCAACCGAGCATTTAATCTGTCCATCGATGGAGATAAATTGCCGTTAGGTGCGATCGTAGCACTCACCGATTTGACCGATTGTTTAGAGATGGTATCCGAGACGAGTGCCACCGACGTGCCAAATTCGATTATTATCGAATCGGTTTCGGAATTGGAACGGTTGCTCGGCGACTGGCAACCCCAACGATACGCTTGGAAGCTGGAAAATGTCAGGGCGATTGAACCGATACCCTGCTTAGGCAAGCAAAAGCTGTTTACTGTTGAAATAATTACCCCTGATTTTTCGCTAACTGGCGGGTGAGTTAATCTAGTCAGTACCGCACCCATTAGCGTAGGAACTTCTATCGTTGGCAACCCTACGGCCTCAGAGAACGACCCGATCGCAAACTGATCTGGATCGAGCCAGTTCTAGTTAATGGCTAAACTTTTGACTATTTCTGACTGGTAATCTAGTAATCTGGCAATCTGGTTTTACAGAAAACCAGCTTGAATCCGAATAATTCTGGTTTTACAAAAAACTGGTTTTAAAGAAAACCAGCTTGCGGAGTCGATTCTGTTTATCTGGTTTTATGGCAATCTGGTTTTACAGAAAACCTTCTTACCAGATACAATCCTATCTATTTCTCTTCCGTCAAAGTGGGTTCAAACCTTGACTTGTCCTCGGCTGAAACGACGTAAATTCCTGAAAATTAATATACCTTTTGCGTGGTTTTACAGAAAACTAGCTCGATCCGAGTGGAACCTTAATTCTGGTCTTGTGGCAATCTGGTTTTACAGAAAACCAGTTCACGGAATCGATCCAAATGTGACCGCAATTCTGGTTTTAAGGTAATCTGGTTTTACAGAAAACCTGTTTCCAGGAACAAGGATGAAAACTAAAAAACCAAAAAACCAGAAAACCAGATGAAAATTATTACCGTTACTGGTTACAAAGGCGGCGTGGGTAAAAGCACCACCGCCGTGCATATCGCCACCTATTTCAGCGATCGAGGTCGGACGGTATTAGTTGATGGCGACCCGAACCGCACCGCTCTGGGTTGGGCGGAGAGGGGGGAGCTTCCCTTCACCGTCGCCGACGAGCGACAGGCGATGAAGATTATCGGCGGGGCGGATTTCGTCATCATCGATACTCCCGCCCGTCCCCATTCCGACGATCTCAAAGAGTTGGCCAAGGGTTGCGAACTCTTGATCTTACCCACCGCCCCCGATGTTCTCAGTCTGCAGCCGATGTTGGAAACGGCCAAGGACCTAGGAGACGCTAATTATCGCGCCCTAATCACGATCGTACCGCCGCCCCCGAATCGGGAAGGTGAAATACTGCGCCAAGATTTAACCGAGGGCAGTATCCCTGTTTTCAAGTCGATGATTCGCAGAACCGTCGGTTATCAAAAAGCCGCTTTAGCGGGTGTTCCCATCCGCAATCTCGATGATGCCAGGTTAAAAGCGGCATGGAAGGATTACAAAGCTTTGGGAGAGGAAATCTTAGCCATATTGGAGGCTTTATGACGACGGGCAGGTACGGCGATTTAATTAAGAAAGCCAGAGAACCGGAAAACCAGAATGCCAATTTACCGGAAACCCAAAATACCGGTTTACCAGAAAGTCAGAATACCGGTTTACCGGAAAACCAGAATGAGCCAGAGGTGAACCTTTGTGTCAAAGTTCCCAAATCCCTTCGGCAACACTGGGCGGCGGAGGCCAAACGGCAGGGAACAACAATGACGGCGGTGATCATGGCAGCCCTTAGCGATCGATTCGGTAAACCAGATTAACAGAAACCCAAAAAACCAGATAACCAGATAACTGGAAAAATTTTAGATGTTAACTGGGGTTAACCACAGAAACCAAAAACCTACCTAAAGCTTTTTAAAGTTACTCATTTCTGTAGCTAGATAACTAAAATAAGTAACTTTGGCCAGCAATTCTCATTTTGAAACGATTTTGCGTTGTTTCAGCGATCTAGAGATTCGTTAAAGAATTTTAACCCCTCTAGGTGCAAGGGTTTTAATGTCATGAAACCTGGTTCTTCGGTTTGTCTTATGCAATGGACGGGGTTATAAGGAATGAAACCTTTATAGAGACAGACATTGCCGCAATTTTTGTCAATTGTTTGCGTTCTGGAGCGAACTAATCAATTAAATCTCTTGCCAGATAAGGATTTAGTCGATTTATGCCCCCATATCGAACCATAACAAGTCCCGAAGAGCCTGAAACCTTAAAATGAGAATTGCTGAACTTTGGCCACAGATAGATTTTAAGAACGTTATCAGGTATAATAGAACTCTTGCAAATTAATTATATGTTATAATAATGGGTTAACTAATTTTCCCCAAAAAATTAGTTAATCAGTACATTCGTCCTGAATGAAAACTTGAAGTTTAACTTTTAACTCAAAACTCTTTAGAGCTGCTTTAATTTGGTTATCAAAACCTCTTTATTTAAGCGGCACAAACTATCTCAATTATAAAAATTGAGAATAAATTATCCTTGACTTGCTTAATCTTTAGGCAACTTTTAAGAAGCTGCTATACCTATCCCTAACTCACAGTTATAAATAGCCGCCAACAAGTTAACTCTTAAACTATATCTTCGACGACGATTCCGATATTTACAGGATAAGATTTTAAAGATTTTGAGTTTCCTATTTATATGTTCAATGATAATCCTTTCTTTGGCTAAAGCCTTGTTATACTCTTTTTCTAACTCTGTTAATTTTCTATTTTTCGATTTCTTTTTCGGTGTATAACTATTACTATGGTATGCAGCTATTCCCTGATAACCACTGTCTTCTATGCTGGTAGTTAAAGGATGAAAACGAACTCGACTTTTTTTAAATAAACTAAAATCATGACCTCTACCTTTCCCACAAAAGACACAGATAATTTCCTCGGTATTTTGATCAGCTACTAATTGGGATTTTAAAGTATGATAACCTCTTTTACCCGAAAAAAAATCTTTCTGTTTCTTTTGGGGGCGTTCAATGGGAGTTTCCGTTACATCCATTACCGTTATGACCGGTATCTCTGCTTGATTGAGTAAAGCTTTTTTTCCTTTTAAACGGAAGTTTCCCGATTGTAAAAGCATTTTTTCCGTCTTATTTACAATCCGACATATAGTTGATTCTGATAGTTCCCAGCTTGTACCAATGTGAAAATATGTTCTATATTCTCGCCAATATTCTAACGTTACTAAAACTTGTTCTTCTATAGATAGTTTAGGTTTCGGTCCCCTTTTAGATGGTGAATTAGAGTCGGCTTCAACACTTTTTACTGATTCTACCATCTTTCTATATGTTTGTTTATACACACCGAAACGGCGTTTGAATTGTTCATCTGATAAGTTTTGATAATCCATAATTTTGCTAATAAACATAGCAAAATTATAGATGATTTCCTGACCTAAGATCACATTTTATTCTTTTTTCCACTTCAATCTAAGAATTGAGAAAAAAGCAAAACCTTACATTATACCATAAAAAAATTATGCAAGAGGTCTACTGTTTCTTAAAACCTTTGCCTCTCGCTCTTGCTTGGGGTTTAAAACTAGGAGACCAAAACCGGATGCCATGCTCAACTGCTACACCATGTAACTTTTTGCTTCCTCTCAGATTAACTTATATCAGCTCGTCCTGCTAGGCATGACATTCAGTCACCTCTGTCTGTTACGTTTTATACAAAACGACGTGCGATTACCCTGCAACAAGCGATCATGGATAACAACTATATGATTGCTGTGCTGAGAGCCTTTTGTCAAGCCTAATTGAGATGCTCTTACCCTCGGGGAAAGATGCCCGCTACGAATAAAGAAAATGGCATAAAATAGGAAAAAACTCACCCTCAGCGACCAAGGCGATGGCAGACGAAACAGCGAAAATTAAGCTTTATCGGAAAACCTATCAACTTCCCCGACTAAATCGCCCCGATTTATTAATTTTACAGGATCAGATTCAAGAAAGACAGCAACTGATTAAAACCGGAAAGCGGGTTCGCCATACATGGCTAGGATTGAGGAAAAAAGAAGAACCCCTCAATTTCGAGGAAACCTTTCAAGAATTAGAAAGATTAGTCGAGGATTATAACCAGTTAATCAGATTTCTCACCGACCATAAAGATGAATACCGGCGGTTTTTCCTGTCACTAACCGAGGAAATCAAGGAGGCAGTGGCGGTTAAATGCCAGAAATTGGCAGAAACAGAGCGAAAACGCCAATCTCTAGAGAATAGCATCGGCTCGGCCGAACTGCGAGATACCCTGAGACTACAGAAACAGCAGATTTTCCGCACCGTCATCCTTGTTGGCCGTGCCAGCTTGCTTATGCTCAAGAAAATCGACCTAATCAGCGAAAGCATCCAGAAATTAGCCGAAGATCAGGATACACAAAAACAGGTTTTCTCGAAAATGATCGGCGAGTTGAACGGGTACAAACAAGTGTATCAGTTGCAGATCGAGTTAGATAATCTGGAACAAGAAGCGATCGAAATGGCCAAAGTAGCCATTAATCTAGAACAATACCTAAAACCAATTATCGGACAGTTTCAGGGTTTGATCGATCGAGTAGTGACCATTGACGGGGAACTGTCCCGCAGTGTCAGCGAAGTGGAATCCCTCGTCCAGAACATTCTCAGTTCCGAATCGGCCGTATCTTTCCGCAAAAACGAGAATCTATCGGCTAGTTTGCTCAATTTTCTCGTCACCAGCGAAGAAAAGCGCGGCCGTTTAGCGATCGCACTAGAGCGAGCCGAACAGGAAGGATGGCAATGGACAGAAGCGGAAATCCCCGACGAGGAAATCGAACTGGAAACCGCCATTCAACGCATCAACAATCATGTAATCGAGAGAGTCGGGGACTTTAGCACCTCCGTCGTCGGTGACTCTCCCATTCCTCCCCAAACTCAACCAGAGACAGCGCTAGGCAATAAAACTTCATTTACCGAAAAACTACCCAATCGGCAGTCAGGGGGGAATAGGTCATCCACCCCTGAACCTTCTCAAGAAAGTGGATTCAAGGCATTTAACTTCGAGATCGTGGAAGTAAATGCAAAGGGCGAGCAAATCAAAAAAGAGTGGAAACAGTCCCAATATTTCGGCGAAGATTTGGGCAAAGACATAACCCTAGAAATGGTCGCCATACCGGGGGGAATATTCACGATGGGTTCACCAGCAGGAGAAGGACATGATAGTGAGAAACCCCAACATCAGGTTACTCTTCCCTCTTTCTACATGGGTAAATATCCCATCACCCAAGCGCAGTGGAAAGCGATCGCGTCCCGTACCGATTTAAAAGTTAAACAAGACCTTGAACCCAAACCAGCCTATTTTAAAGACCGTCCCGAAAGCGATCGCCGTCCCGTGGAAAAAGTCAACTGGTACGATGCGATCGAGTTCTGCGCGAGATTATCCAAGTTGACGGGAAGGGAATACCGGCTACCGAGCGAAGCGGAATGGGAATATGCCTGTAGAGCGGGGACAACAACCGCCTTTCACTTTGGGGAAACTATCACGGGAGATTTAGCTAATTATAATGCTACTAAAACTTATGCAGATGAACCCAAAGGAGAATACCGAGAAGAAACGACTCCCGTAGGACAATTTCCGTCTAATGCCTTTGGGCTGTATGATATGCACGGGAACGTATGGGAATGGTGCGCTGATGATTGGCATGATAATTATGAGGGTGCGCCAAGGGATGGAAGTGCTTGGACAAAAAATGGGAATGATAATTGTTCTCCTCTGCGGGGCGGTTCTTGGTGCATCTATCCATTTTACTGCCGTTCCGCTTACCGCATCAACAAAAACCGCCGCGACATCAACATCAGCGTCGGTTTTCGGGTGGTGTGCGGTGCTGGGAGGACTCTGTAACCCTTTTTCTCTTTTTTCCCTTTTTACCCTTATTCCCTATTTTTTCTCTTTTCTTTTCTTTCCCGCCCTTAGGCGGGTCGATTTTTTGCGGAAAATTGGGGTTAATGTTAAATTTTATGAAGGCAATGAAAGAGTTATCGGTGATTCAAAAGTGTTATGATTTGGTGAAGTGGTACGTTCCGATTATAGAGCGTTTTCCTAGGGTTCACAAGTTCACGATAGGGGACAGGGTAATCAACCAACTTTATAACATATTAGAGAATTTAATCAGGGCTAAATTTGCCAAAAGTAAGCTTGCCAAACTTGAATATATCAACACCGAGTTAGCCGTTCTCAGACATCAGACCCGACTTTTATTAGATTTTAAGTTGATCGATCTGAAACGCTATGAATACGTCAGTCAGTTAATCGATGAATTGGGAGGAGAATTAGGTAACTGGATTAAAACCCAACGTGAACGAGAAGCAAAACCAGATTAATTGTAACCGTTCAGGGGGGGTACGAAATCTGGTAATCTGAGAGACATGGATGAGAAGCAGCTACTAGAGATGTCAGGAATAGACGCAGAGGATTGGGAGCAGACCCCAGCCAGCGTCAGACGGCTAGTAGTGCAGTTAGGCTTGAAGATAGAGCAACTAGAGCAACACCTCAAAGAATTACAAGACTCAAAAGAGGGGCTAGAAGAGAAAGTCAATCGAAACTCACAGAACTCCCATAGCTCTCCTGCCTCAGACTCTCCCAACGTCGAGAAGACCAAGAAAAAAAAACCAACAGGAAAAAAGCGAGGGGGGCAACCCGGACACCCAGGTCATAGTCGTTCCCTGTATCCAGTGGAAGCGTGTGATAGCGTCACCAACCACTATCCTAAAACTTGCCCCTGTTGTGGCGAACCCCTACAAGGAGTTGACCCCAGCCCCTACCGCCATCAAGTAGTAGAAATTCCCCCGATTAAGCTCCAAATCGCGGAGCATCGCCTACACCAACTAACTTGCACTCGCTGCGGCCAGACAAGCAGAGCCACTCTACCAGAAGAGGTAGAAGCCAGTGGCTACGGCGAAACAGTGGTAGCCATCGTCTCAGTGCTGAGCGGGATGTACCGTCATTCAGTAAGGATGGTGGTTTCGGCGATGTCGGACTTGTTTGGGGTGAAAATCTCTCTGGGGACAGTCAATCGTCTGAGAAAAGAAGCCAGTGAGGCGGTCTCAGCCTCAGTAGAGGAGGTCAAAGCCTAAATTCAAGCTGCGCCGATAGTGGGAGCCGATGAGACAGGTTTCGGACAAGGAAATGCCGATGGGGAAAATCCTCAGTCCAAGAGAGCCTGGTTGTGGGTGGCCGTCACTCCCTTGGTCAGCTTCTTTTGTGTGGAGTTGTCGCGCTCGACGGCGGCGGCTCAAGGGTTATTGGGAGAGAACTTCGAGGGGATTCTCAACAGCGATCGCTATAAGGCCTACAATTGGGTCGATGTTGACCGAAGACAACTGTGTTGGGCACATCTCAAGCGAGAGTTCACCAAAATCTCTGAACGCAGTGGAGTCTCCCGTCAACTAGGACGAGATTTGCTCGCCCAACAGAAAAAGTTGTTTCGCCTCTGGCATCGAGTCCGAGATGGGACTTTGAGCCGGACTCAGTTTCAGTCATTAGTGTCGCCAATTCGAGAACGAGTCAGAAGTTTACTCTCTTCAGGAGCGGATTATCAGATTGGCTCCAGGGAGAAGACTCCTTTGGCTAAAACCGTTCGCACCTGCCGGCAACTGCTGAAGGTGGAGTCCGCCCTATGGCTGTTCGTCACGGTGGAGGGGTTAGAGCCAACGAACAATGCGGCTGAGAGAGCCATTCGCCAGGCTGTCCTCTGGCGAATGGCTCTCAAAGTGAGGCGGGTAGTATTTTTGTGGCGCGGATGCTGACGGTAGTCACCAGTCTGCGTTCTCAGAACCGCAATGTCTTGGAATTCATGACCGACGCTGTTCGAGCCTCTAGGAAAGGTAGTGCTTCTCCTTCTCTGCTACCCCAGGAGAGTACTTCTACAGGGTCAATACCACTGGCTGCTTGACACCCCCCCCTGAACGGTTACCAGTTATCAGTTATCAGTTATCAGTTATCAGTTATCAGTTATCAGTTATCAGTTATCAGTTATCAGTTATCAGTTATCAGATGTGAGTTATAGTTATTTCAAATAAGAACGAGACACTAGGCGACACAATAAGTACGAATAATTTCATCAAGGGGTGTCCCCACAGGAGCATACATTCTGGCTCTCTTTAATGCACTAAAATCATGTTCGATATCATTTAAATCAGGAGAGTATTTTGGCAAAAACACTACCTGATGACCTGCTTCCTCTACCAGTTGTCTAATCACTGTCTTCCGATGAATTGGTGCATTATCCATAATTAATACTGATGTTATGGCTAGAGAGGGCAATAAATATAAAGATAACCACCCTTCAAAACCTTCGGCATTCAGGCTTCTTGTAAATACCATCGGGGCAATAAAGTCTTTTTTTCCCTTTCTTCTCCCGGCCACAAGGTTCTCTCTTTTTCCTCGTTTTCCTTGTCTATCTCCCAAGACTTTCTTACCTTTTTTTGACCAGGCATAAAGGCAGGCTTGAAATTCTTCAAACCCTGACTCATCAATGAATACAAGGCTTTCACTTCCATATGTTTTAATCAATTCTC
Coding sequences within it:
- a CDS encoding ParA family protein; its protein translation is MKIITVTGYKGGVGKSTTAVHIATYFSDRGRTVLVDGDPNRTALGWAERGELPFTVADERQAMKIIGGADFVIIDTPARPHSDDLKELAKGCELLILPTAPDVLSLQPMLETAKDLGDANYRALITIVPPPPNREGEILRQDLTEGSIPVFKSMIRRTVGYQKAALAGVPIRNLDDARLKAAWKDYKALGEEILAILEAL
- a CDS encoding ASCH domain-containing protein, producing MAIKAISLWQPWASLVANGLKLYETRGWPTKYRGVLAIHAAKRPLCKQGKSLISHLNRAFNLSIDGDKLPLGAIVALTDLTDCLEMVSETSATDVPNSIIIESVSELERLLGDWQPQRYAWKLENVRAIEPIPCLGKQKLFTVEIITPDFSLTGG
- a CDS encoding IS630 family transposase, which produces MSYSLDLRKKVIDYVENGGSITKAAALFNIGRATIYRWLGREKLEATKVKHRQRKLDWKALSKDVQENPEARLRDRAEKFGVRPSAICYALKKMKITRKKKELRYRERNREERMKYYRVLRELIKTYGSESLVFIDESGFEEFQACLYAWSKKGKKVLGDRQGKRGKRENLVAGRRKGKKDFIAPMVFTRSLNAEGFEGWLSLYLLPSLAITSVLIMDNAPIHRKTVIRQLVEEAGHQVVFLPKYSPDLNDIEHDFSALKRARMYAPVGTPLDEIIRTYCVA
- a CDS encoding IS5-like element ISMae4 family transposase, with protein sequence MFISKIMDYQNLSDEQFKRRFGVYKQTYRKMVESVKSVEADSNSPSKRGPKPKLSIEEQVLVTLEYWREYRTYFHIGTSWELSESTICRIVNKTEKMLLQSGNFRLKGKKALLNQAEIPVITVMDVTETPIERPQKKQKDFFSGKRGYHTLKSQLVADQNTEEIICVFCGKGRGHDFSLFKKSRVRFHPLTTSIEDSGYQGIAAYHSNSYTPKKKSKNRKLTELEKEYNKALAKERIIIEHINRKLKIFKILSCKYRNRRRRYSLRVNLLAAIYNCELGIGIAAS
- the avd gene encoding diversity-generating retroelement protein Avd, whose translation is MKELSVIQKCYDLVKWYVPIIERFPRVHKFTIGDRVINQLYNILENLIRAKFAKSKLAKLEYINTELAVLRHQTRLLLDFKLIDLKRYEYVSQLIDELGGELGNWIKTQREREAKPD
- a CDS encoding formylglycine-generating enzyme family protein, producing the protein MADETAKIKLYRKTYQLPRLNRPDLLILQDQIQERQQLIKTGKRVRHTWLGLRKKEEPLNFEETFQELERLVEDYNQLIRFLTDHKDEYRRFFLSLTEEIKEAVAVKCQKLAETERKRQSLENSIGSAELRDTLRLQKQQIFRTVILVGRASLLMLKKIDLISESIQKLAEDQDTQKQVFSKMIGELNGYKQVYQLQIELDNLEQEAIEMAKVAINLEQYLKPIIGQFQGLIDRVVTIDGELSRSVSEVESLVQNILSSESAVSFRKNENLSASLLNFLVTSEEKRGRLAIALERAEQEGWQWTEAEIPDEEIELETAIQRINNHVIERVGDFSTSVVGDSPIPPQTQPETALGNKTSFTEKLPNRQSGGNRSSTPEPSQESGFKAFNFEIVEVNAKGEQIKKEWKQSQYFGEDLGKDITLEMVAIPGGIFTMGSPAGEGHDSEKPQHQVTLPSFYMGKYPITQAQWKAIASRTDLKVKQDLEPKPAYFKDRPESDRRPVEKVNWYDAIEFCARLSKLTGREYRLPSEAEWEYACRAGTTTAFHFGETITGDLANYNATKTYADEPKGEYREETTPVGQFPSNAFGLYDMHGNVWEWCADDWHDNYEGAPRDGSAWTKNGNDNCSPLRGGSWCIYPFYCRSAYRINKNRRDINISVGFRVVCGAGRTL